Proteins from one Setaria italica strain Yugu1 chromosome V, Setaria_italica_v2.0, whole genome shotgun sequence genomic window:
- the LOC101781907 gene encoding TPR repeat-containing thioredoxin TTL1: protein MSHRPPAPMPDTLSDAFAAAVLLSSTDKPDTLPPGRLSPVSPLPYSSSKHPTPSSSSGSSGSVSRAPPAHASGLASRRSHSGEIPLPSDAPPRGAARPGHRRTGSGPLIFTSGASACSSSATSPLTNALPAGNICPSGRIAKPLPSCSAATPPPPPPPRASRHDVLGSGTANYGHGSIVRSRSGGAAPASEDDAMVRRAMAAADPEEVKRAGNEQYRKGCFEEALKLYDRALALCPDNAACRGNRAAALIGLRRLGDAVKECEEALRIDPSYGRAHHRLASLHIRLGHIEDALKHLSLAAPQPDLLELHKLQTVEKHLGRCLDARKAGDWKSALRESDAAIAAGADSSALLLATRAEALLRLNLLDEADLAIASASKLDYSSSSSSDTKFCGFLANAYLFYVHAQVDMALGRFDHAVSSIDKARIIDPGNSEVVAMHNKVKSVARARSLGNELFNSGKFSEACLAYGEGLKQHPVNKVLYCNRAACRFKLGQWEKSIEDCNEALKIHPNYTKALLRRAASYGKMEQWAESVKDYEVLRKELPNDTEVAEAYFHAQVALKSSRGEEVSNMKFGGEVEAITGMEQFQMATSLPGVSVVHFMTPSNQQCCKISPFVNTLCTRYPSVNFLKVDVNESPAVARAENVRTIPTFKIYKNGMRVKEMICPSQQLLEYSVRHYGI, encoded by the exons ATGTcccaccgcccgccggcgccaATGCCGGACACCCTCTCcgacgccttcgccgccgccgtgctcctctcctccaccgACAAGCCCGACACGCTCCCGCCGGGCCGCCTCTCGCCCGTCTCCCCGCTCCCGTACTCCTCCTCCAAGCACCCCACCccgagctcctcctcgggctcctccggctccgtctcccgcgccccgcccgcccATGCCTCCGGCCTCGCCTCGCGGAGGAGCCACTCCGGCGAGATCCCGCTCCCCTCCGACGCGCCCCCGCGCGGGGCCGCGCGCCCGGGCCACCGACGCACCGGCTCCGGCCCGCTCATCTTCACCTCCGGCGCCAGCGCCTGCTCCAGCTCCGCCACCTCGCCGCTCACCAACGCGCTCCCGGCGGGGAACATCTGCCCCTCCGGCCGCATCGCCAAGCCGCTCCCCTCCTGCTCCGCggccaccccgccgcccccgcccccgccgcgggcgtCCCGCCACGACGTGCTCGGCTCGGGCACCGCCAACTACGGCCACGGGAGCATCGTCCGCtcgcgcagcggcggcgccgcgccggcatCCGAGGACGACGCCATGGTCAGGCGGGCCATGGCGGCCGCCGACCCCGAGGAGGTCAAGAGGGCCGGCAACGAGCAGTACCGGAAGGGGTGCTTCGAGGAGGCCCTCAAGCTCTACGACCGCGCGCTCGCACTCTGCCCCGACAATGCCGCGTGCAGGGGcaaccgcgccgccgcgctcatTGGGCTCCGCCGCCTCGGGGACGCCGTCAAGGAGTGCGAGGAGGCGCTCCGGATTGATCCGTCGTACGGCCGCGCGCaccaccgcctcgcctccctgcACATAAG GCTAGGACACATTGAAGACGCTCTGAAGCACCTATCCCTTGCAGCCCCACAGCCTGACCTCCTAGAGTTGCACAAATTGCAAACAGTGGAGAAGCACTTGGGGAGATGTCTGGATGCACGTAAGGCTGGGGACTGGAAAAGTGCCCTAAGAGAAAGTGATGCCGCTATTGCGGCTGGAGCTGATTCCTCTGCTCTG CTCTTGGCTACTAGAGCAGAAGCCCTTCTGCGGCTCAACCTACTCGATGAGGCTGATCTGGCTATCGCTAGTGCCTCCAAATTGGATTAttcatcttcatcctcctcaGACACTAAATTTTGTGGGTTCCTCGCCAACGCTTACCTCTTCTATGTACATGCCCAAGTTGACATGGCATTGGGAAG GTTTGACCATGCTGTCTCCTCCATAGATAAGGCAAGGATAATAGATCCAGGAAACAGTGAAGTGGTAGCTATGCATAACAAAGTAAAATCTGTGGCTAGAGCACGATCTCTAGGGAACGAGCTCTTCAATTCTGGAAAATTTTCAGAAGCTTGCCTTGCTTATGGTGAAGGGCTCAAACAACACCCTGTGAATAAAGTCCTGTACTGTAATAGAGCAGCTTGTAGGTTTAAGCTTGGGCAGTGGGAGAAGTCAATTGAGGACTGCAATGAAGCTCTCAAGATTCATCCCAATTATACCAAGGCTTTGCTCAGGCGGGCAGCATCGTACGGCAAG ATGGAGCAATGGGCAGAATCTGTGAAGGATTATGAGGTTCTCAGAAAGGAACTTCCAAATGATACGGAGGTTGCTGAGGCCTATTTCCACGCCCAGGTTGCTCTCAAGTCATCTCGTGGTGAGGAGGTATCCAACATGAAGTTTGGAGGAGAGGTTGAAGCAATTACAGGAATGGAACAGTTCCAAATGGCTACATCTTTGCCAG GTGTTTCAGTCGTCCATTTCATGACACCTTCAAATCAGCAGTGCTGCAAGATTTCCCCATTTGTGAACACACTGTGCACCAGATACCCATCTGTTAATTTCCTCAAG GTCGATGTGAACGAGAGCCCTGCTGTTGCACGTGCCGAAAACGTGAGGACAATTCCAACATTCAAAATCTACAAAAATGGTATGAGAGTGAAAGAGATGATCTGCCCCAGCCAACAGCTGCTGGAATACTCAGTGAGGCATTATGGGATTTAG
- the LOC101782305 gene encoding phosphoacetylglucosamine mutase, producing the protein MAANQEQEQEQRRRLLDVASRFPLPSGCRFSYGTAGFRADGATMAPAVCRAGILAALRSLKLAGAAVGIVITASHNPVGDNGVKIADPDGGMMAQHWEPFADALANAPDPDALLQLVLQFVKDEGIPLGGHHRAQVLLGRDTRPTGGYLLGAALQGINAVVGSHTIDMGILTTPQLHWMVRCKNKGIKASESDYFTQLINSFRRMLELVPKDKGGDELAKKLIVDGANGIGGVKLEQIKAELSGLDIIVRNSGKEGEGILNHMCGADFVQKERVTPHGFSSEDLGVRCASLDGDADRLVYFRMSSASDNKVDLVDGDKILSLFALFIREQLDIINKNGSQVNKSLPARLGIVQTAYANGASTQFLKNLGLEVVFTPTGVKYLHKKALEYDIGIYFEANGHGTVVFSEDFISQLESLSNELSQAANGSAQYHAAMRLMAASQLINQAVGDALSGLLLVEAILQYKGWSFQNWCELYSDLPSRQLKVKVIDRSSIVTTDAETKVSQPSSLQELIDKETANYTHGRCFVRPSGTEDVVRVYAEASTQVEADSLAKSVARHVEHLLG; encoded by the exons ATGGCCGCCAatcaggagcaggagcaggagcagcgccgccgcctcctcgacgTCGCGTCCCGCTTCCCTCTCCCGAGCG GCTGCAGGTTCTCCTATGGCACGGCGGGATTCCGCGCCGACGGCGCCACCATGGCGCCCGCCGTCTGCCGCGCCGgcatcctcgccgcgctccgctccctcaagctcgccggcgccgccgtcgggatCGTCATCACCGCCTCCCACAACCCCGTCGGCGACAACGGCGTCAAGATCGCCGACCCGGACGGTGGCATGATGGCCCAGCACTGGGAGCCCTTCGCCGACGCCCTCGCCAACGCCCCCGACCCCGACGCCCTCCTGCAG CTGGTCCTTCAGTTTGTCAAGGACGAGGGAATTCCATTGGGGGGCCACCACAGAGCGCAAGTGCTGCTTGGCAGAGATACTAGACCAACAGGAGGGTACCTCCTTGGTGCCGCACTGCAG GGGATAAATGCGGTAGTTGGCTCACACACAATTGATATGGGAATTTTGACCACCCCTCAACTGCATTGGATGGTCCGGTGCAAAAACAAAGGCATCAAGGCTTCCGAGTCAGATTATTTTACACAACTTATCAACTCGTTCAG GCGTATGTTGGAATTAGTGCCAAAAGATAAAGGTGGAGATGAGCTTGCCAAGAAACTAATTGTGGATGGAGCAAATGGTATTGGTGGGGTGAAGCTCGAACAAATAAAAGCAGAGCTTTCAGGCCTGGATATTATTGTGAGGAATTCGGGTAAGGAAGGAGAAGGGATACTAAATCACATGTGTGGTGCTGACTTTGTTCAAAAGGAGCGAGTTACTCCTCATGGCTTTAGCTCTGAAGATCTTGGTGTCAG GTGTGCAAGTCTGGATGGTGACGCTGATCGACTTGTCTACTTCCGCATGTCATCAGCTAGTGACAATAAGGTTGATCTTGTTGATGGTGACAAGATACTATCTCTGTTTGCCCTGTTTATCAGAGAGCAGCTAGATATTATCAATAAAAATGGCAGTCAAGTAAACAAATCATTGCCTGCAAGGCTTGGCATAGTTCAGACAGCTTATGCAAATGGAGCGTCGACACAGTTTCTCAAGAACCTTGGCCTTGAAGTGGTATTCACTCCTACTGGAGTGAAATATCTGCACAAAAAGGCTTTAGAGTATGACATTGGTATATATTTTGAAGCCAATGGACACGGGACTGTAGTATTCTCGGAGGATTTCATTTCTCAACTAGAGTCATTAAGCAACGAGCTCTCTCAAGCTGCAAATG GTTCAGCACAGTATCATGCTGCAATGAGACTGATGGCAGCTAGTCAGCTGATCAATCAGGCAGTTGGTGATGCTCTGAGTGGTCTGCTTCTAGTGGAGGCTATTTTGCAGTATAAGGGATGGTCATTTCAGAATTGGTGTGAACTATATAGTGATTTACCCAGCAGACAGTTGAAG GTGAAAGTTATTGATCGAAGTTCAATTGTCACGACAGACGCAGAGACAAAAGTTAGTCAACCTTCTAGTTTGCAAGAATTGATAGATAAGGAGACTG CCAACTATACTCACGGCCGATGCTTTGTGCGTCCATCTGGTACAGAAGATGTGGTACGGGTGTATGCCGAGGCATCAACACAGGTGGAAGCCGATAGTCTTGCAAAATCTGTAGCACGCCATGTGGAACACCTTCTTGGATAA
- the LOC101782709 gene encoding protein RICE FLOWERING LOCUS T 1 has product MQRGDPLVVGRVIGDVVDPFVRRVPLRVAYAAREVSNGCELRPSAIAEQPRVEVGGPDMRTFYTLVLVDPDAPSPSDPNLREYLHWLVTDIPATTGVSFGTEIVCYESPRPVLGIHRLVFLLFQQLGRQTVYAPGWRQNFSTRDFAELYNLGLPVAAVYFNCQRESGTGGRRM; this is encoded by the exons ATGCAGCGTGGGGATCCGCTTGTGGTGGGTCGGGTGATCGGCGACGTCGTCGACCCCTTCGTCCGCCGGGTGCCGCTGCGCGTGGCCTACGCCGCACGGGAGGTCTCCAACGGCTGCGAGCTCCGGCCCTCCGCCATCGCCGAACAGCCGCGCGTCGAGGTCGGCGGCCCCGACATGCGCACCTTCTACACCCTG GTGCTGGTTGATCCGGACGCGCCAAGCCCCAGCGATCCCAACCTCAGGGAGTACTTGCACTG GCTGGTCACTGATATCCCGGCGACGACAGGAGTTTCTTTTG GTACTGAGATTGTGTGCTACGAGAGCCCACGGCCGGTGCTCGGAATCCATCGGCTGGTGTTCCTGCTCTTCCAACAGCTCGGCCGGCAGACGGTGTACGCCCCAGGGTGGCGGCAGAACTTCAGCACCCGTGACTTCGCCGAGCTCTACAACCTCGGCCTGCCGGTCGCCGCCGTCTACTTCAATTGCCAAAGGGAGTCAGGAACTGGTGGCAGGAGAATGTGA
- the LOC101783133 gene encoding ABC transporter D family member 2, chloroplastic isoform X2 produces MPLLDQEKFTQQLLYYLGAFAGGIPFFVLRDYAKETLSLRWRSWMTSYYMKRYFNNRTFYKIQSQSIIDNPDQRINDDLSAFTGTALAFSLTLFNAAVDLISFSNILYGIYPPLFIVLVVYSLGGTAISVFLGKNLVNLNFMQEKKEADFRYGLVRVRENAESIAFYGGEENELKLLLDRFRRAFDNLSELLIASRNLEFFTSGYRYLIQILPAAVVAPMYFSGKIEFGVINQSVSAFNHILSDFSLIVFQFQSISAFSAVIDRLGEFDDLLDGNESSLSSQNDSVDDINIIFKSRSSVVSSNGSLTQSDPCMVLEILNLTLITPRSGNVLITDLNLELKDKDHLLVMGPSGSGKTSLLRALAGLWTSGTGDIIYHVRGSMQFENSNVSSDEPSNMKLEGEEVLQSSKQRRDNGIFFVPQRPYMVLGTLRQQLLYPTWSEDVHHSPNNDAESTDPLPFLSEVSTSEGVGAKPEMPSTAELVRVLEVVRLGYILPRFNGLDSMHDWASVLSLGEQQRLAFARLLLAKPTLVLLDESTSALDEANEAHLYSQIEAAGITYISVGHRKTLHKFHNKALYISKSELTDSNLRNWELKPTSQISVEESSPFSS; encoded by the exons ATGCCCTTGCTG GATCAAGAAAAATTTACCCAGCAACTGCTCTACTACCTGGGTGCTTTTGCTGGAGGAATTCCG TTCTTTGTATTGAGAGATTATGCAAAAGAAACCCTTTCATTGAGATGGCGATCTTGGATGACAAGTTATTACATGAAGCGTTATTTCAATAACAGAACTTTCTATAAGATTCAGTCTCAATCAATAATTGACAATCCAGACCAAAGGATAAACGATGATCTCAGCGCATTCACTGGAACAGCGCTTGCATTTTCTCTCACACTTTTCAATGCTGCTGTGGACTTGATATCATTTAGCAACATCCTTTATGGAATCTATCCACCGTTATTCATCGTTCTTGTTGTCTACTCTCTTGGGGGCACTGCTATTAGTGTCTTCCTTGGTAAA AATTTGGTCAACTTGAACTTCAtgcaagagaagaaagaagctGATTTTCGGTATGGACTTGTCCGTGTTAGAGAAAATGCTGAATCAATTGCTTTTTATGGAGGTGAGGAAAACGAATTGAAACTGTTGTTGGATCGATTCAGAAGGGCTTTTGACAACCTAAGT GAATTGTTGATAGCTTCTCGGAATCTGGAATTTTTCACCAGTGGTTATCGGTATTTAATTCAGATCCTTCCAGCTGCAGTTGTAGCTCCAATGTACTTCTCAGGGAAAATTGAGTTTGGAGTGATCAACCAATCAGTGTCTGCTTTCAATCATATCCTTAGTGATTTTTCTCTCATTGTTTTCCAATTCCAGTCAATTAGTGCATTCTCAGCAGTTATCGATCGTCTAG GTGAATTTGATGATCTATTGGATGGAAATGAGTCTTCTCTATCATCCCAAAATGATAGTGTTGATGATATCAACATTATTTTCAAGAGCAGGTCTTCTGTTGTTAGTTCTAATGGATCACTAACACAATCTGATCCATGCATGGTTCTAGAGATCCTCAATTTGACATTGATAACGCCGAGGAGCGGAAATGTTCTTATTACTGACCTCAATTTGGAACTAAAAGACAAGGACCACCTACTG GTGATGGGTCCTAGTGGAAGTGGGAAAACCTCGCTGTTGCGTGCTCTGGCTGGCCTCTGGACTAGTGGTACTGGGGACATCATATACCATGTGAGAGGTTCTATGCAGTTTGAAAATTCAAATGTAAGTTCTGATGAGCCATCCAATATGAAGTTAGAGGGTGAAGAAGTACTACAAAGTTCCAAGCAAAGAAGAGACAATGGCATATTCTTTGTCCCGCAAAGACCATATATGGTTCTGGGCACACTTCGTCAACAATTACTCTATCCTACATGGAGTGAAGATGTTCATCATTCACCAAATAATGATGCTGAAAGTACAG ATCCTCTTCCATTTCTATCTGAAGTTTCCACATCAGAGGGAGTTGGTGCCAAGCCGGAGATGCCCTCAACTGCTGAACTGGTCAGAGTGCTTGAGGTTGTGAGGCTGGGCTATATATTGCCTCGTTTCAATGGCTTGGACTCCATGCATGATTGGGCCAGTGTTCTTTCGCTAGGGGAGCAGCAGCGACTTGCATTTGCTCGGTTGTTACTTGCTAAACCCACTTTGGTCTTACTAGATGAGTCAACAAGTGCACTAGATGAAGCAAATGAG GCTCATCTATACAGTCAAATTGAGGCTGCAGGCATTACTTACATAAGCGTCGGTCACCGGAAAACACTTCACAAGTTCCACAACAAGGCCCTGTACATATCAAAGTCCGAGTTGACAGATAGCAATCTACGCAACTGGGAACTAAAGCCCACAAGCCAGATTTCAGTTGAAGAGTCATCTCCATTCTCTTCCTAG